The genomic region GATTTATCCCAAATCCTTCTTTATAACCTATCGCCTCATCAAGTTTCAATGCTCTCTTAGAATATTCCAAAGCCTTTTCAAATTCTCCTTTGTGCAGATAGACAATCCCTATGTTCGCGTAGTTTATTGCTATCCCTTTCTTTCTGCCTAACTGCTCATTCAATTTCAAGGCCTTCTGGTAATACTTTAACGCCTTACCAAGTTCTCCTTTTTCTTTGTAGACTATTCCTATGTTCCCAAGCTGATTTGCCATGCCCTCTTTTCTGCCTAATTCCTCGTTGAGTTTCAGAGACTTCTCGTGATATTCCAACGCTTTGTCAAGTTTTCCTTTGGTTCTGCAGATAAGGCCCATGTTTCCAAGGTCTCCTGCTATTCCCTCTTTTCTGTTCAATTTCTCATCTAGTTCCAATGCCTTTTTCTGGAATTCTAAAGCCTTGCTAAGTTTTCCTTTGGTTCTGTAAATATTACTTATGTTTCCATAGCCCTTTGCCACCTCATCTTTCAGTCCTAACTTCTCATGCAGCTCTAAAGCGTTCTTGAAATATTCCAAGGCTTTATCGTTTTCTCCGATATCCCGGTAAGCAAGGCCGCTATTTCCTAGTGCATTTGCTTCCCAGTTTTTATCTACATCTTTTGCCTCTTCATGGAGATGACGCCACACACAAAGTGCCTGCTTCGTTTTACCCCAGGTATACGCCTGAATTCCGACGGAATTAAGGACTTTGTAATTCTCTGTTTGTTTCAGCAAGCTCTCAAAAAAAGGTTCATCGAGGACTTCAAGAAGGATAATAACCGAATCAAGCTCATCTTTGACCTTTTCTAGTGCTTCACTATAAATCTTCTGTTTAGTTTTGAACGCTACTGGTTGTATGCTCCTCAAATACGCTCTAAAAAGCGGATGATAGATGCGGTAGATTTTTTCTTCTGATGTTACAAGAATCCCTCGTTCGATGAGATCGGTAAGCGAAGGATCCACATCGTCACCACAGAAAGCCGCTATCAAATTCAGAGTCAACGTTGCCGGAGCAATCGCCAGGGATTTTATAACCTCTCGAGAACCTTCGTTCAGCGTCTCTAAAACTTTTTTATGAATACGATCGAGATTATGTTCCATGTCCGCGTCTCTTAAAGTCTGCAGAAACTGAGCTATCTCTTCTTCTGAGTCTTTATTATCGCAGATATACGCAAGCGACCGCGCAACGTACGGATAGCCCTTTGAAAGAGCGACAATCCGGTGCACAATCGCATCTGAAAACCCGGGGCATTCTTTTCTCACAATCTGCTCTATGGCGTCCTCGCTTAGTTCCGACAGTTGAACAACTTCGTAGGAACCTGGTCTGATCGTGACATCGGGCAGATAAGGAGTTGCAATTTCGAGAACGAACCGCAAGCGATCGTTCCTACGAGTTGCCTCCAAAATAGTTTCAAAATCCTCCTTCTTCAATTCATGGGCGTTCTCCACAAACACAATCTTATCCTTCGATTTCTCCATGTATTCCAAAATAAAGGGCTCTCGCGGATCCCAACTCAATCCTCCACCTGCGCCTGCTATAGGTGTTGAAACAGAACCGGAAACACCCGTAAGTCTTTTAGAAGGCGCAAAAATCCTGTTTACCTCCTCATAGAAGAATGAACCATTAACGTGATAGCATGGTTTTTTCTTCAAAAAACCCGCTTTTTCTTCATTTAATGCTTTCTCAACGACGAGCGCTAAGTTTGTCTTCCCGATGCCCCTGTCTCCGGTTACAACGACAAAACCGCTGTCTTTAATCTTTTCTTTAAGCTCGGCGATTTTTTCACTGCGTCCTACAAAGTCGTTCCCATACTGCGGATCTAAAATCTTAACCATTGATATTATTAAAAGAACTAAAAATAAAAGCACTTAACGTAATCTTTACTTAACGTAATACCGGAGAACCAAAGAGCGCTTAAGATGAACATGAAAATGGAAAAGAAATACAAACCAGAGATAGTAGAGAAGAAATGGCTGGAGAACTGGGACGATTCACTTTATTATTTTGATGCTGACTCGGCTAAGTCGCCGTATATCATTGATACGCCGCCACCGTACCCTACGGGCGATTTTCACGTCGGTAACGCCTTGAACTGGTGTTATATCGATTTTATCGCACGATACAAGCGGATGCGCGGTTACAATGTGATGTTCCCGCAGGGCTGGGACTGTCACGGGCTGCCGACCGAGGTGAAGGTAGAGGAGCGGCACGGGCTCTCCAAGCGTCAGATCGAGAAGCAGGAGTTCCGAGAGCTGTGCAAGCAACTGACGCGAGAGAACATCGCGCAGATGAAGGGCATGATGCAGAAGCTCGGCATGTCCATTGACTGGAGCAAGGAGTTCGTGACGATGGACGATCGCTACAAGCGATTTACGCAGCTCTCTTTCTTAAAGATGTATCATAACGGGTTGATTTATCAAGAGGAGTATCCGGTGAACTGGTGTCCCCGCTGCGAGACCGCAATCGCCTTTGCTGAGGTGGAATACGAGGATCGTGACGCCTCGCTGAATTATGTCATTTTTAAGAAGGCTGGTACCGAGAACGAGTCTGTTGAGATCGCAACGACGAGACCGGAACTGCTCGCGAGCTGTGTCGCCGTAGCGGTGCACCCGGACGACGACCGGTACCGGGACATCGCGGGAAAAGAACTGGTCGTTCCGATCTTCGAACATGCCGTGACGGTCTATGAAGATGAAAGTGTCGATCCTGTGTTTGGCACCGGCGTGGTGATGATCTGTACGTTCGGTGACCGGCAGGACGTGCGCTGGTGGAAATTGCATAACTTACCATTAATAGAATCGATAGACGAGCGCGGACGGATGACCGCAGTGGCTCGGGGTTACGAGGGCCTCAGCGTAACGGACTGCAAAAAAAAGATTATTGCGGATTTGAATGCGCAAGGGCTGCTTAAGAGCCGGGAACCACTGCAGCAGAACGTGGGTGTTTGCTGGCGCTGTAAAACGCCGATCGAGATCATTTCCACGCGGCAGTGGTTCGTGCGCGTGATGCATGACGATATAATAAAAGCGTCAGAGGAGATCGCGTGGTATCCGGAGCATTTCGCCATCCGCTTGAAGAACTGGGTTGACTCAATGGAGTGGGACTGGTGCATCTCGCGCCAGCGGATCTTTAGCGTGCCGATTCCTGTTTGGTATTGCCTGAACTGCGGCACCGTGAAGGTCGCCTCGGAAGATGATCTGCCGGTTGATCCCTCGATCGTCAGTCCGAAGGGGTCGTGTGCGAACTGCGGCGGCACGGAATTTAAAGGTGAGGAAGACGTCCTGGACACCTGGATGGACTCGTCA from Methanomicrobia archaeon harbors:
- a CDS encoding valine--tRNA ligase; the protein is MKMEKKYKPEIVEKKWLENWDDSLYYFDADSAKSPYIIDTPPPYPTGDFHVGNALNWCYIDFIARYKRMRGYNVMFPQGWDCHGLPTEVKVEERHGLSKRQIEKQEFRELCKQLTRENIAQMKGMMQKLGMSIDWSKEFVTMDDRYKRFTQLSFLKMYHNGLIYQEEYPVNWCPRCETAIAFAEVEYEDRDASLNYVIFKKAGTENESVEIATTRPELLASCVAVAVHPDDDRYRDIAGKELVVPIFEHAVTVYEDESVDPVFGTGVVMICTFGDRQDVRWWKLHNLPLIESIDERGRMTAVARGYEGLSVTDCKKKIIADLNAQGLLKSREPLQQNVGVCWRCKTPIEIISTRQWFVRVMHDDIIKASEEIAWYPEHFAIRLKNWVDSMEWDWCISRQRIFSVPIPVWYCLNCGTVKVASEDDLPVDPSIVSPKGSCANCGGTEFKGEEDVLDTWMDSSLSALWVSGWDLNAGAPSGITFPVALRPQGHDIIRTWAFYTILRSLALAQSKPWDTILINGMVLGEDGYKMSKSRNNFISPDEVIQKHGADVFRQWAAIGGAVGSDVQFRWKDIVAASKFMQKLWSILRFAMLHLADYKREEGAAVNLRVVDKWLLSKLNRLVQSVTDSMETYKFDEAMKDIRTFAWNVLADDYIELAKSRLYGQPGDEGKESARYALYVTLETLAKLLAPFAPFFAEEMHYYIENDGSVHNADWPVVESELIDREAEAEGDLIADIVRAVRRYKSEQGIALNAPLGTLAIYMTDLNQRDTEDIENATATKVELCTDEMASEPEAEGTVLDVNGTTVRIKS
- a CDS encoding tetratricopeptide repeat protein, whose product is MVKILDPQYGNDFVGRSEKIAELKEKIKDSGFVVVTGDRGIGKTNLALVVEKALNEEKAGFLKKKPCYHVNGSFFYEEVNRIFAPSKRLTGVSGSVSTPIAGAGGGLSWDPREPFILEYMEKSKDKIVFVENAHELKKEDFETILEATRRNDRLRFVLEIATPYLPDVTIRPGSYEVVQLSELSEDAIEQIVRKECPGFSDAIVHRIVALSKGYPYVARSLAYICDNKDSEEEIAQFLQTLRDADMEHNLDRIHKKVLETLNEGSREVIKSLAIAPATLTLNLIAAFCGDDVDPSLTDLIERGILVTSEEKIYRIYHPLFRAYLRSIQPVAFKTKQKIYSEALEKVKDELDSVIILLEVLDEPFFESLLKQTENYKVLNSVGIQAYTWGKTKQALCVWRHLHEEAKDVDKNWEANALGNSGLAYRDIGENDKALEYFKNALELHEKLGLKDEVAKGYGNISNIYRTKGKLSKALEFQKKALELDEKLNRKEGIAGDLGNMGLICRTKGKLDKALEYHEKSLKLNEELGRKEGMANQLGNIGIVYKEKGELGKALKYYQKALKLNEQLGRKKGIAINYANIGIVYLHKGEFEKALEYSKRALKLDEAIGYKEGFGINLANIGNAYLNQGELNKALEYCENALEIFKGVGSRIETAQTLGNIGEIFIQKGDKERALEYYREAKPLAEGSSVFEIVSKRLEELEEGENRNQ